One stretch of Streptomyces sp. 135 DNA includes these proteins:
- a CDS encoding branched-chain amino acid ABC transporter substrate-binding protein: MRQRSLIAITAALTAGALTLTACGSRDDKDKGSADGGDTTVVIGVDAPLTGDLSALGLGIRNSVDLAVKQANDKNYVDGITFKMQAADDQGQPSSGQTNATKFVANKELLGAVGPLNSSVGESMQKVFDDAKLVQVSPANTNPAMTQGPDWNGGKKVRPYKAYFRTATTDAIQGPFAAQYLYNKAKKKKVFVIDDKKTYGAGLAATFKAEFTKLGGKVAGTEHVNPDTKDFGAVATKIRNSDADVVYYGGEYPAAGPLSKQMKKAGAKIPLVGGDGLYSADYIKLAGKDGKGDYATSVGQPVEQLPSAKEFIANYKKAGYKEAYEAYGGYSYDSAWAIIEAVKKVVEDNDGELPSDARAKIVDAMQDVSFDGVTGKVSFDEYGDATNKQLTVYQVKDTTDPAKGWQPVESGTYTG; encoded by the coding sequence GTGCGTCAACGTTCGCTCATAGCCATCACCGCTGCACTCACCGCGGGGGCTCTCACCCTCACCGCCTGTGGCTCGCGCGACGACAAGGACAAGGGAAGCGCCGACGGCGGCGACACCACCGTGGTCATCGGCGTCGACGCGCCGCTGACCGGTGACCTCTCCGCGCTGGGCCTCGGCATCCGCAACTCCGTCGACCTCGCCGTCAAGCAGGCCAACGACAAGAACTACGTCGACGGCATCACCTTCAAGATGCAGGCAGCCGACGACCAGGGACAGCCCTCCTCCGGCCAGACCAACGCCACCAAGTTCGTCGCCAACAAGGAACTCCTCGGCGCCGTCGGCCCCCTGAACTCCTCCGTCGGCGAGTCCATGCAGAAGGTCTTCGACGACGCCAAACTCGTCCAGGTCTCCCCCGCCAACACCAACCCGGCCATGACCCAGGGCCCGGACTGGAACGGCGGCAAGAAGGTGCGCCCCTACAAGGCCTACTTCCGTACGGCCACCACCGACGCCATCCAGGGCCCCTTCGCGGCGCAGTACCTGTACAACAAGGCCAAGAAGAAGAAGGTCTTCGTCATCGACGACAAGAAGACCTACGGCGCGGGCCTCGCCGCCACCTTCAAGGCCGAGTTCACCAAGCTCGGCGGCAAGGTCGCGGGCACCGAGCACGTCAACCCCGACACCAAGGACTTCGGCGCCGTCGCCACCAAGATCCGCAACTCGGACGCCGACGTCGTCTACTACGGCGGCGAGTACCCGGCCGCCGGCCCCCTGAGCAAGCAGATGAAGAAGGCCGGAGCCAAGATCCCGCTCGTCGGCGGCGACGGCCTCTACAGCGCCGACTACATCAAGCTCGCCGGCAAGGACGGCAAGGGCGACTACGCCACCTCCGTCGGCCAGCCCGTCGAACAGCTGCCCTCCGCCAAGGAGTTCATCGCCAACTACAAGAAGGCCGGCTACAAGGAGGCCTACGAGGCCTACGGCGGCTACTCCTACGACTCCGCCTGGGCGATCATCGAGGCCGTCAAGAAGGTCGTCGAGGACAACGACGGCGAACTGCCCTCCGACGCCCGAGCCAAGATCGTCGACGCCATGCAGGACGTCTCCTTCGACGGCGTGACCGGCAAGGTCTCCTTCGACGAATACGGCGACGCCACGAACAAGCAGCTCACGGTCTACCAGGTCAAGGACACCACCGACCCGGCCAAGGGCTGGCAGCCCGTCGAGTCCGGCACCTACACCGGCTGA
- a CDS encoding FdhF/YdeP family oxidoreductase produces the protein MASKPPKGDPVQDAPQVEQAQHAAAGLPAIGHTLRVAQRQMGVRRTALTLLRVNQKDGFDCPGCAWPEPEHRHKAEFCENGAKAVAEEATLRRVTPAFFAAHPVADLATRSGYWLGQQGRLTHPMYLAEGAERYEPVSWERAFDIVAEELAALDGPDEAVFYTSGRTSNEAAFLYQLFARELGTNNLPDCSNMCHESSGSALTETIGIGKGSVLLEDVYKSDLIIVAGQNPGTNHPRMLSALEKAKHNGARIITVNPLPEAGMERFKNPQTPQGMLKGTALTDLFLQIRLGGDQALFRLLNKLILETEGAVDEEFVREHTHGYEDFVAAAREADWDETLKATGLDRARIEEALAMVLASRRTVVCWAMGLTQHKHSVPTIREVVNFLLLRGNIGRPGAGVCPVRGHSNVQGDRTMGIFERPAPAFLDALEKEFGFAPPRHHGLDVVRAIRALRDGEAKVFFAMGGNFVSASPDTEVTEAAMRKARLTVHVSTKLNRSHTVTGARALILPTLGRTERDLQAGAEQFVTVEDSMGMVHASRGRLEPASDQLLSEPAIVCRLARRVLGPASRTPWEEFEKDYATVRDRIARVIPGFEDFNARVAHPGGFALPHAPRDERRFPTATGKANFTAAPVEYPALPEGRLLLQTLRSHDQYNTTIYGLDDRYRGIKNGRRVVLVNPEDAGELGLADGAYADLVSEWRDGVERRAPGFRIVHYPTARGCAAAYYPETNVLVPLDATADTSNTPASKSVVVRLEQSSLD, from the coding sequence ATGGCAAGCAAGCCGCCCAAGGGCGATCCGGTCCAGGACGCGCCGCAGGTCGAGCAGGCGCAGCACGCCGCCGCCGGGCTGCCCGCCATCGGCCACACGCTGCGGGTCGCGCAGCGGCAGATGGGCGTGCGCCGCACCGCCCTGACCCTGCTGCGCGTCAATCAGAAGGACGGCTTCGACTGCCCCGGCTGCGCCTGGCCCGAGCCCGAGCACCGGCACAAGGCGGAGTTCTGTGAGAACGGCGCGAAGGCGGTCGCCGAGGAGGCCACGCTGCGCCGCGTGACCCCCGCCTTCTTCGCCGCGCACCCCGTGGCCGACCTCGCGACCCGCAGTGGGTACTGGCTGGGGCAGCAGGGCCGCCTCACCCACCCCATGTACCTGGCGGAGGGCGCCGAGCGGTACGAGCCCGTCTCCTGGGAGCGCGCCTTCGACATCGTCGCCGAGGAGCTGGCGGCCCTCGACGGCCCCGACGAGGCCGTCTTCTACACCTCGGGCCGCACCAGCAACGAAGCGGCTTTCCTCTACCAGCTGTTCGCCCGCGAGCTGGGCACGAACAACCTGCCCGACTGCTCCAACATGTGCCACGAGTCGTCCGGCTCCGCGCTGACGGAGACGATCGGCATCGGCAAGGGCAGCGTCCTGCTGGAGGACGTCTACAAGTCGGATCTGATCATCGTCGCCGGGCAGAACCCGGGCACGAACCACCCGCGCATGCTCTCCGCCCTGGAGAAGGCCAAGCACAACGGCGCGAGGATCATCACGGTCAATCCGCTGCCCGAAGCGGGCATGGAGCGCTTCAAGAACCCCCAGACCCCGCAGGGCATGCTCAAGGGCACCGCCCTCACCGACCTCTTCCTCCAGATCCGCCTCGGCGGCGACCAGGCCCTCTTCCGCCTCCTGAACAAGCTGATCCTTGAGACCGAGGGCGCGGTCGACGAGGAGTTCGTACGCGAACACACCCATGGGTACGAGGACTTCGTCGCCGCCGCGCGGGAAGCCGACTGGGACGAGACCCTGAAGGCCACCGGCCTGGACCGCGCACGCATCGAGGAAGCCCTCGCCATGGTGCTCGCCTCCCGGCGCACCGTCGTGTGCTGGGCGATGGGCCTGACCCAGCACAAGCACTCCGTGCCCACGATCCGCGAGGTCGTCAACTTCCTTCTGCTGCGCGGCAACATCGGCCGCCCCGGCGCGGGCGTCTGCCCCGTGCGCGGCCACTCCAACGTGCAGGGCGACCGCACGATGGGCATCTTCGAGCGGCCCGCGCCCGCCTTCCTCGACGCCCTGGAGAAGGAGTTCGGCTTCGCGCCGCCCCGCCACCACGGCCTGGACGTGGTCCGCGCGATCCGCGCGCTGCGGGACGGCGAGGCGAAGGTCTTCTTCGCCATGGGCGGCAACTTCGTGTCGGCCTCCCCCGACACCGAGGTCACCGAGGCGGCGATGCGCAAGGCCCGCCTGACGGTGCACGTCTCCACGAAGCTGAACCGCTCGCACACCGTCACGGGCGCGCGCGCCCTGATCCTGCCGACGCTCGGCCGTACCGAACGCGACCTCCAGGCGGGCGCCGAGCAGTTCGTGACCGTCGAGGACTCCATGGGCATGGTGCACGCCTCACGCGGCCGCCTGGAACCCGCGAGCGACCAGCTGCTCTCCGAACCCGCCATCGTGTGCCGGCTGGCCCGGCGCGTCCTCGGCCCCGCGTCCCGTACGCCCTGGGAGGAGTTCGAGAAGGACTACGCCACCGTGCGCGACCGCATCGCGCGCGTGATCCCCGGCTTCGAGGACTTCAACGCGCGCGTGGCGCACCCCGGCGGCTTCGCCCTGCCACACGCCCCGCGCGACGAGCGCCGCTTCCCCACCGCCACCGGCAAGGCCAACTTCACGGCCGCCCCCGTCGAGTACCCGGCCCTCCCCGAGGGCCGCCTGCTGCTCCAGACGCTGCGCTCCCACGACCAGTACAACACCACCATCTACGGCCTGGACGACCGCTACCGCGGCATCAAGAACGGGCGCCGCGTCGTCCTGGTCAACCCCGAGGACGCCGGGGAGCTGGGTCTCGCCGACGGGGCGTACGCGGACCTGGTCAGCGAGTGGCGGGACGGTGTGGAGCGCCGGGCGCCCGGCTTCCGGATCGTGCACTACCCGACGGCCCGCGGCTGCGCCGCCGCGTACTACCCGGAGACCAACGTCCTGGTGCCGCTGGACGCCACCGCCGACACCAGCAACACCCCTGCCAGCAAGTCCGTCGTCGTACGCCTGGAACAATCGTCGCTCGACTGA
- a CDS encoding ABC transporter ATP-binding protein — protein MTTNTNEKGHAPATPAGQSVLDARGVTMRFGGLTAVRSVDLTVNSGEIVGLIGPNGAGKTTFFNCLTGLYIPTEGEVRYKGQILPAKSFKVTAAGVARTFQNIRLFPNMTVLENVLVGRHTRTKEGLWSALLRGPGFHRAEAASKTRAMELLGFVGLADKAEHLSRNLPYGEQRKLEIARALASEPGLLLLDEPTAGMNPQETRATEELVFAIRDMGIAVLVIEHDMRFIFNLCDRVAVLVQGEKLVEGSSETVRQDDRVIAAYLGEPFEENN, from the coding sequence ATGACCACGAACACCAACGAAAAGGGCCACGCCCCAGCCACCCCCGCAGGACAGAGCGTCCTCGACGCCCGCGGCGTCACCATGCGCTTCGGCGGCCTCACCGCCGTACGATCCGTCGACCTCACCGTCAACAGCGGCGAAATCGTCGGACTCATCGGCCCCAACGGCGCCGGCAAAACCACCTTCTTCAACTGCCTCACCGGCCTCTACATCCCCACCGAAGGCGAAGTCCGCTACAAAGGCCAGATCCTCCCCGCCAAATCCTTCAAGGTCACCGCGGCCGGCGTCGCCCGCACCTTCCAGAACATCCGCCTCTTCCCCAACATGACCGTGCTGGAGAACGTGCTCGTCGGCCGCCACACCCGCACCAAGGAAGGCCTCTGGTCAGCCCTCCTCCGCGGCCCCGGCTTCCACCGAGCCGAAGCCGCCTCCAAGACCCGCGCCATGGAACTCCTCGGCTTCGTCGGCCTCGCCGACAAAGCCGAACACCTCTCACGCAATCTCCCCTACGGAGAACAGCGCAAGCTGGAGATCGCCCGCGCACTCGCCAGCGAACCCGGCCTCCTGCTCCTCGACGAGCCCACCGCCGGCATGAACCCCCAGGAAACCCGCGCCACCGAAGAACTCGTCTTCGCCATCCGCGACATGGGTATCGCCGTCCTCGTCATCGAGCACGACATGCGCTTCATCTTCAACCTCTGCGACCGCGTCGCCGTCCTCGTCCAGGGCGAGAAACTCGTCGAAGGATCCAGCGAGACGGTCCGGCAGGACGACCGCGTCATCGCCGCCTACCTCGGCGAACCCTTCGAGGAGAACAACTGA
- a CDS encoding hotdog fold thioesterase yields MGEQHSVKFPQEVIDEYAALGIDLAALFSAGHLGTRMGVQIREASAERVVGTMPVEGNTQPYGLLHGGASAVLAETLGSIGAMLHGGVGKLAVGVDLNCTHHRGARSGLVTGVATPVHRGRSTATYEIAVSDEEGRRVCSARLTCMLRDAPAGGADGATG; encoded by the coding sequence ATGGGTGAGCAGCACAGCGTGAAGTTCCCGCAGGAGGTCATCGACGAGTACGCCGCGCTCGGTATCGATCTGGCCGCCCTGTTCTCCGCGGGGCACCTCGGCACCCGCATGGGCGTGCAGATACGGGAGGCCTCGGCGGAGCGCGTCGTCGGCACCATGCCGGTCGAGGGCAACACCCAGCCGTACGGCCTGCTGCACGGCGGCGCGTCCGCGGTGCTCGCCGAGACCCTCGGTTCCATCGGCGCGATGCTGCACGGCGGCGTCGGCAAGCTCGCCGTCGGCGTCGACCTGAACTGCACGCACCACCGCGGTGCCCGCTCCGGCCTGGTCACGGGCGTGGCGACGCCGGTGCACCGGGGCCGCTCCACGGCCACGTACGAGATCGCGGTCAGCGACGAGGAGGGCAGGCGGGTGTGCAGCGCGCGCCTGACGTGCATGTTGCGGGACGCCCCCGCGGGCGGCGCGGACGGCGCGACCGGCTGA
- a CDS encoding branched-chain amino acid ABC transporter permease yields MTTHTTAADNSRPREEDAPTGLLPIPTGPARAMATGGGALTIVSAFLAWTWTATFPGDLTYYGYPGGLQWLVLITGTLTTLLGLASYGIKGIRAIAPGNADAALKYAALAAFATAWYTILAISVQLGGLANLEPGGWITAIATLTALTGALALPFQRPQTYPVDPEDTGWEQFKHRLRNGLTTVKGAFAAEGPPAPRKLPGYAEILIIVAALATGLLVFTYGIGTEYDELFIGFLISVAFGFAALSKAGLVAHVSVYTARHRNVTLIGAFLAAAAFPFTQNDDQYATIGVYILIFATVALGLNIVVGLAGLLDLGYVAFLGVGAYAASMVSGSPSSPFDIHLPFWGAILVGAAASLVFGVLIGAPTLRLRGDYLAIVTLGFGEIFRIVAMNSDGASGPDITNGSNGISSIPNLKILGFDFGLEHSIGGFTIGRFANYFFLMLLITLVVVLVFRRSGDSRIGRAWVAIREDETAALAMGINGFRVKLIAFALGASLAGLAGTVQAHVTYTVTPEQYQFANTVPPNSAFLLAAVVLGGMGTISGPLVGAALLYLIPNKLAFLGDYQLFAFGLALALLMRFRPEGLIPNRRRQLEFHEAELDPGETPPPTVLSKTGA; encoded by the coding sequence ATGACCACACACACCACGGCGGCCGACAACTCCCGCCCGCGCGAAGAAGACGCCCCCACGGGCCTCCTCCCCATCCCCACCGGCCCGGCCCGCGCCATGGCCACCGGCGGCGGCGCACTCACCATCGTCTCCGCCTTCCTCGCCTGGACCTGGACCGCCACCTTCCCCGGCGACCTCACCTACTACGGCTACCCCGGCGGCCTGCAATGGCTCGTCCTCATCACCGGCACCCTCACCACCCTCCTCGGCCTCGCCTCCTACGGCATCAAAGGCATACGCGCCATCGCCCCCGGCAACGCCGACGCCGCCCTCAAATACGCGGCACTCGCCGCCTTCGCCACCGCCTGGTACACGATCCTCGCGATCAGCGTCCAACTCGGCGGACTCGCCAACCTCGAACCCGGCGGCTGGATCACCGCCATCGCCACCCTCACCGCCCTCACCGGCGCCCTGGCCCTGCCCTTCCAACGGCCACAGACCTACCCCGTCGACCCCGAGGACACCGGCTGGGAACAGTTCAAACACCGCCTGCGCAACGGCCTGACCACCGTCAAGGGAGCCTTCGCCGCCGAAGGACCCCCCGCCCCGCGCAAACTCCCCGGATACGCCGAGATCCTGATCATCGTCGCCGCGCTCGCCACCGGCCTGCTCGTCTTCACCTACGGCATCGGCACCGAATACGACGAACTCTTCATCGGCTTCCTCATCTCGGTCGCCTTCGGCTTCGCCGCACTCTCCAAAGCCGGCCTCGTCGCCCACGTCTCCGTCTACACCGCACGCCACCGCAACGTCACCCTCATCGGCGCGTTCCTCGCCGCGGCCGCCTTCCCCTTCACCCAGAACGACGACCAATACGCCACCATCGGCGTCTACATCCTCATCTTCGCCACCGTCGCACTCGGCCTGAACATCGTCGTCGGCCTCGCAGGCCTCCTCGACCTCGGATACGTCGCCTTCCTCGGCGTCGGCGCCTACGCCGCATCCATGGTCTCCGGATCCCCCTCCTCACCCTTCGACATCCACCTCCCCTTCTGGGGAGCCATCCTCGTCGGCGCCGCCGCCTCACTCGTCTTCGGCGTCCTCATCGGCGCCCCCACCCTGCGACTGCGCGGCGACTACCTCGCCATCGTCACCCTCGGCTTCGGAGAAATCTTCCGCATCGTCGCCATGAACTCCGACGGCGCCTCCGGACCCGACATCACCAACGGCTCCAACGGCATCTCCTCCATCCCCAACCTGAAGATCCTCGGCTTCGACTTCGGCCTGGAACACAGCATCGGCGGCTTCACCATCGGCCGCTTCGCCAACTACTTCTTCCTGATGCTGCTCATCACCCTCGTCGTCGTCCTCGTCTTCCGGCGCAGCGGCGACTCCCGCATCGGCCGCGCCTGGGTCGCCATCCGCGAGGACGAGACCGCCGCACTGGCCATGGGCATCAACGGCTTCCGCGTCAAACTCATCGCCTTCGCACTCGGCGCCTCCCTCGCAGGCCTCGCCGGCACCGTCCAGGCACACGTCACCTACACCGTCACACCCGAGCAGTACCAATTCGCCAACACCGTGCCACCCAACTCCGCCTTCCTCCTCGCCGCCGTCGTCCTCGGCGGCATGGGCACCATCAGCGGACCCCTCGTCGGCGCGGCACTCCTCTACCTCATCCCCAACAAACTCGCCTTCCTCGGCGACTACCAGCTCTTCGCCTTCGGCCTCGCCCTCGCACTCCTCATGCGCTTCCGCCCCGAAGGCCTCATCCCCAACCGCCGCCGCCAACTCGAATTCCACGAAGCCGAACTCGACCCCGGCGAGACACCACCGCCCACCGTCCTGAGCAAGACAGGGGCCTGA
- a CDS encoding branched-chain amino acid ABC transporter permease: protein MHELPQQLVNGLLLGSMYGLIAIGYTMVYGIVQLINFAHGEIFMVGGFGALTVWLWLPGGTTMWAAVPLMIIGAVIVSTTVAIGAERFAYRPLRGAPRLAPLITAIGLSLALQQAVWAWYPSAKSSRTFPEIPGDSIHIGSVTIQPGDLFLVVAAPICMFALGWFVMKTRVGRGMQATAQDPDTAKLMGVNTDRVIVVAFALGAAFAGIAAIAYGFRYGEVNFRMGFLWGLKAFTAAVLGGIGNIYGAMIGGLVLGVAEAMATAYMNDIPGMDKLGGQSWADVWAFVLLIVVLLVRPQGLLGERVADRA, encoded by the coding sequence GTGCACGAACTGCCGCAACAGCTGGTCAACGGCCTGCTACTGGGATCCATGTACGGCCTGATCGCCATCGGCTACACAATGGTCTACGGCATCGTCCAGCTCATCAACTTCGCCCACGGCGAGATCTTCATGGTCGGCGGCTTCGGCGCCCTCACCGTCTGGCTCTGGCTCCCCGGCGGCACCACCATGTGGGCGGCCGTCCCCCTCATGATCATCGGCGCCGTCATCGTCTCCACGACCGTCGCGATCGGAGCCGAACGCTTCGCCTACCGGCCCCTGCGCGGCGCACCACGGCTCGCCCCACTCATCACCGCCATCGGCCTCTCCCTCGCCCTCCAGCAAGCGGTCTGGGCCTGGTACCCCAGCGCCAAGTCGTCCCGCACCTTCCCCGAGATCCCCGGCGACTCCATCCACATCGGCAGCGTCACCATCCAGCCCGGCGACCTCTTCCTCGTCGTCGCCGCCCCCATCTGCATGTTCGCCCTCGGCTGGTTCGTGATGAAGACCCGCGTCGGCCGCGGCATGCAAGCCACCGCCCAAGACCCCGACACCGCCAAACTCATGGGCGTCAACACCGACCGCGTCATCGTCGTCGCCTTCGCCCTCGGAGCCGCCTTCGCCGGCATCGCCGCCATCGCCTACGGCTTCCGCTACGGCGAAGTCAACTTCCGCATGGGCTTCCTCTGGGGCCTCAAAGCCTTCACCGCCGCCGTCCTCGGCGGCATCGGCAACATCTACGGCGCCATGATCGGCGGACTGGTCCTCGGCGTCGCCGAAGCCATGGCAACCGCCTACATGAACGACATCCCCGGCATGGACAAGCTCGGCGGCCAGTCCTGGGCCGATGTCTGGGCGTTCGTACTCCTCATCGTCGTCCTCCTCGTCAGGCCACAAGGCCTCCTCGGCGAGCGCGTCGCGGACAGGGCGTGA
- the polA gene encoding DNA polymerase I, translating to MAETASKKKSETVAAKAPKAGGEQRPRLLLMDGHSLAYRAFFALPAENFTTATGQPTNAIYGFASMLANTLRDEAPTHFAVAFDVSRKTWRSQEFPDYKANRSKTPDEFKGQVELIGEMLDAMHAVRFAVDGFEADDVIATLATQAEAAGFEVLIVTGDRDSFQLITDHVTVLYPTKGVSELTRFTPEKVAEKYGLTPSQYPDFAALRGDPSDNLPGIPGVGEKTAAKWINQFGSFADLVERAEEVKGKAGQNFRDHLEAVKLNRRLTEMVRDVELPKTVADLERAPYDRTALAMVLDTLEIRNPSLRERLLAVDPGAEEAEQTPVAPGVELDGAVLGAGELAPWLAEHGKAVLGVATVDTWQLGSGTVTEVALAAAGGAAAWFDPATLDEADENAFAAWIADPAKPKVMHNAKAVMRVFPEHGWSVAGVTMDTALAAYLVKPGRRSFALDALSLEYLGRELAPASAADGQLAFGTEEDERAEADFLMSQARTVLDLGTAFGEKLREVGASDLMQDVELPTSTLLARLERHGIAADRAHLEAMEQQFAGAVQQAVKEAHAAAGHEFNLGSPKQLQEVLFGELNLPKTKKTKTGYTTDADALAWLAAQTENELPVIMLRHREQAKLRVTVEGLIKSIAADGRIHTTFNQTVAATGRLSSTEPNLQNIPVRTDEGRAIRRGFVVGEGFESLMTADYSQIELRVMAHLSEDEGLLEAFTSGEDLHTTVASQVFSVDRSKVDAEMRRKIKAMSYGLAYGLSAFGLSQQLNIDAGEARALMDTYFERFGGVRDYLRRAVDEARATGYTETMLGRRRYLPDLNSDNRQRREMAERMALNAPIQGTAADIVKIAMLNVHRALTEAELDSRMLLQVHDEIVLEIAPGERAKVEELVRREMAGAVALRAPLDVSVGVGPNWESAAH from the coding sequence GTGGCAGAAACAGCATCGAAGAAGAAGTCCGAGACCGTGGCGGCCAAGGCCCCGAAGGCGGGCGGCGAGCAGCGCCCGCGCCTGCTCCTCATGGACGGGCACTCCCTGGCGTACCGGGCGTTCTTCGCGCTGCCCGCGGAGAATTTCACGACCGCGACGGGCCAGCCGACGAACGCGATCTACGGCTTCGCGTCGATGCTGGCGAACACCCTGCGTGACGAGGCGCCCACGCACTTCGCAGTGGCCTTCGACGTCTCGCGCAAGACGTGGCGCTCCCAGGAGTTCCCCGACTACAAGGCGAACCGCTCCAAGACCCCGGACGAGTTCAAGGGCCAGGTCGAGCTGATCGGCGAGATGCTCGACGCGATGCACGCGGTGCGCTTCGCCGTGGACGGCTTCGAGGCGGACGACGTCATCGCGACGCTCGCCACCCAGGCCGAGGCGGCCGGCTTTGAAGTGCTGATCGTCACCGGCGACCGCGACTCCTTCCAGCTGATCACCGACCACGTCACGGTGCTCTACCCGACCAAGGGCGTCTCGGAGCTGACCCGCTTCACCCCGGAGAAGGTCGCGGAGAAGTACGGCCTCACGCCCAGCCAGTACCCCGACTTCGCGGCGCTGCGCGGCGACCCGTCGGACAACCTCCCGGGCATCCCCGGTGTCGGCGAGAAGACCGCCGCGAAGTGGATCAACCAGTTCGGTTCGTTCGCCGACCTCGTCGAGCGTGCCGAGGAGGTCAAGGGCAAGGCCGGGCAGAACTTCCGCGACCACCTGGAGGCGGTCAAGCTCAACCGCCGCCTGACCGAGATGGTGCGCGACGTCGAGCTGCCGAAGACGGTCGCCGACCTGGAGCGCGCTCCGTACGACCGCACGGCGCTCGCCATGGTCCTGGACACCCTGGAGATCCGTAACCCCTCGCTGCGCGAGCGTCTCCTGGCCGTCGACCCGGGCGCCGAGGAGGCCGAGCAGACCCCCGTCGCGCCCGGCGTCGAGCTGGACGGCGCGGTCCTCGGCGCGGGTGAGCTCGCCCCCTGGCTGGCCGAGCACGGCAAGGCGGTCCTCGGTGTCGCCACGGTCGACACCTGGCAGCTCGGTTCGGGCACCGTCACCGAGGTCGCGCTCGCCGCGGCCGGGGGAGCGGCCGCCTGGTTCGACCCGGCGACGCTGGACGAGGCCGATGAGAACGCGTTCGCGGCCTGGATCGCCGACCCCGCCAAGCCGAAGGTGATGCACAACGCCAAGGCGGTCATGCGCGTCTTCCCCGAGCACGGCTGGTCGGTGGCGGGCGTCACCATGGACACCGCCCTGGCCGCCTATCTCGTCAAGCCGGGGCGCCGCTCCTTCGCCCTGGACGCCCTCTCCCTGGAGTACCTGGGCCGTGAGCTGGCGCCCGCCTCCGCCGCCGACGGACAGCTCGCCTTCGGCACGGAGGAGGACGAGCGGGCCGAGGCGGACTTCCTGATGTCGCAGGCCCGCACCGTCCTGGACCTCGGCACCGCCTTCGGCGAGAAGCTGCGGGAGGTCGGCGCGAGCGACCTGATGCAGGACGTCGAGCTGCCCACGTCCACGCTCCTGGCCCGCCTTGAGCGGCACGGCATCGCGGCCGACCGCGCCCATCTGGAGGCGATGGAGCAGCAGTTCGCGGGCGCCGTGCAGCAGGCGGTGAAGGAGGCGCACGCCGCGGCGGGCCACGAGTTCAACCTCGGCTCGCCCAAGCAGCTCCAGGAAGTCCTCTTCGGTGAGCTGAACCTCCCCAAGACGAAGAAGACCAAGACCGGCTACACCACGGACGCGGACGCGCTGGCCTGGCTGGCCGCCCAGACGGAGAACGAACTGCCGGTCATCATGCTCCGCCACCGCGAGCAGGCGAAGCTGCGCGTCACCGTCGAGGGGCTGATCAAGTCGATCGCCGCGGACGGCCGCATCCACACCACGTTCAACCAGACGGTGGCCGCGACGGGCCGTCTCTCCTCGACGGAGCCCAACCTCCAGAACATCCCGGTCCGCACGGACGAGGGGCGCGCGATCCGCCGCGGCTTCGTGGTGGGCGAGGGCTTCGAGTCGCTGATGACGGCGGACTACAGCCAGATCGAGCTGCGCGTGATGGCGCACCTCTCCGAGGACGAGGGCCTCCTTGAGGCGTTCACCTCCGGTGAGGACCTGCACACCACCGTCGCCTCGCAGGTGTTCTCCGTGGACCGCTCGAAGGTCGACGCGGAGATGCGGCGCAAGATCAAGGCCATGTCGTACGGCTTGGCGTACGGCCTGTCGGCGTTCGGCCTCTCCCAGCAGCTGAACATCGACGCGGGTGAGGCGCGTGCCCTGATGGACACGTACTTCGAGCGGTTCGGCGGGGTGCGGGACTATCTGCGCCGCGCGGTCGACGAGGCGCGGGCCACGGGGTACACGGAGACGATGCTGGGCCGCCGGCGGTATCTGCCGGACCTCAACAGCGACAACCGTCAGCGCCGTGAGATGGCCGAGCGGATGGCGCTGAACGCCCCGATCCAGGGCACGGCCGCGGACATCGTCAAGATCGCCATGCTGAACGTGCACCGCGCGCTCACCGAGGCGGAGCTCGACTCCCGCATGCTGCTGCAGGTCCACGACGAAATCGTCCTGGAGATCGCTCCGGGCGAGCGCGCGAAGGTGGAGGAGCTGGTCC
- a CDS encoding Tat pathway signal sequence domain protein — protein MNAIGPVEPGEDTYGRENTHGRKAAAPRAAWRAPRRHHRTTLAAAAAVLLGAAGLILHLTRPEPPPAPPPPWPSQSVAVTYTGEMSRPRAGERNFTFAVTVTHEAGPPVSVRRVAQPSAALSVRVSPATPFTVKSGTPRKLIITMHIRECGEVPRNAGLPFLEVTLRNARANERQSYILGPEYANDLSGALTAACPRTRVS, from the coding sequence GTGAACGCCATCGGCCCGGTCGAGCCGGGCGAGGACACCTACGGGCGTGAAAACACCCATGGCCGGAAAGCCGCCGCCCCCAGGGCTGCCTGGCGAGCCCCCCGCCGCCACCACCGCACCACCCTCGCCGCCGCCGCGGCCGTGCTCCTCGGCGCGGCCGGGCTGATCCTCCACCTCACCCGCCCCGAGCCGCCGCCCGCGCCGCCCCCGCCCTGGCCGTCGCAGAGTGTGGCGGTGACGTACACCGGCGAGATGTCGCGTCCGCGGGCCGGGGAGCGGAACTTCACCTTCGCCGTCACCGTCACCCACGAGGCCGGACCCCCGGTGTCCGTCCGACGGGTCGCCCAGCCCTCGGCGGCGCTTTCGGTGCGCGTATCCCCCGCCACCCCATTCACGGTGAAATCGGGAACACCCCGGAAGTTGATCATCACGATGCACATTCGCGAATGCGGAGAAGTGCCACGGAATGCCGGACTCCCTTTCTTGGAAGTAACACTGCGTAATGCGCGCGCAAACGAGCGGCAGAGTTACATCCTGGGTCCGGAATACGCGAATGATCTTTCCGGAGCACTGACCGCCGCATGCCCACGAACACGCGTGTCATGA